CGCACCTTGCGCCCGCTCTTGCGGAGACCGTCGAAGGCCTGGGGGCTGGTCACCTCGTGCAGCAGGTGCAGATCGATGAAGAGGAGGTCGGGCTCGCCCTCGGCGCGCCGGACGACGTGGTCGTCCCAGACCTTCTCCGCGAGTGTCCTACCCATCGCTTTCCCTCCGGCCGACGCGGCAGCGTGTCGGCCCAACTAGAGATGTCGGAGGTGGCGAGCGCGCGAATCCCCTCGTGGCGCGCGCCGGCCGCCGGGCTCGTCGGTCCGCGAGCCGTTGTTGTTCTGCTTCCAGAGTGGCAAGGTCCACGCGAAATTGAACTTGCGTTTCACAGAGTGAGACGCGAGTATCGTTGCATGGACAACAGTAGCGGCGTCGGCGTTCTGGACAAGGCGGCCCTGGTCCTGAGCGCTCTGGAGTCCGGTCCGGCCACCCTCGCGGGTCTGGTCGGCGCCACCGGACTCGCACGGCCCACGGCCCACCGCCTGGCCGTGGCTCTGGAACACCACCGCATGGTGGCACGCGACATGCAGGGCCGTTTCATCCTCGGCCCCCGGCTCGCCGAGCTGGCCGCGGCCGCCGGCGAGGACCGTCTCCTCGCGACGGCGGGCCCGGTGCTCACCCATCTACGGGATGTGACGGGCGAGAGCGCTCAGCTCTACCGCCGCCAGGGCGACATGCGCATCTGCGTCGCCGCGGCGGAGCGTCTGTCCGGACTGCGGGACACGGTCCCGGTCGGGTCGACCCTGACGATGAAGGCCGGTTCCTCGGCACAGATCCTGATGGCCTGGGAGGAGCCCGAGCGCCTGCACCGCGGTCTTCAGGGCGCCCGCTTCACCGCCACCGCCCTCTCGGGCGTACGGCGCCGGGGGTGGGCCCAGTCCATCGGCGAGCGCGAGCCGGGCGTGGCCTCGGTCTCCGCCCCCGTACGCGGGCCGTCGAACCGTGTGGTCGCCGCGGTCTCCGTCTCCGGCCCCATCGAGCGGCTCACCCGCCACCCCGGCCGTATGCATGCCCAAGCGGTGATCGACGCCGCGGGCCGCCTCTCCGAGGCCCTGCGCCGCACGGGCTGACCCCTCGAAGCTCACGTCCCACCATGAAGAAGGCCTGCCTCAACGCCGCGGCAGGCCTTTTCTCATGCCGTGCACCCCGACGCGGCCTCTCCCGGCGCCGGTGATGCCGCGGCTCGGCTCTCGGTGCGACTCCGAACGCATGGCCCCGTAAGCCGAGTTGACGCACCAGGCCGCCAGTCGGGCCGGACCGCCCAGGCCTCCGCGATCGAGGAGCCGGAGCACATGACGAAGGCCCTCCACCGAAGTGGAGGGCCTTCGTGAAACGTACCCCCGACCGGATTCGAACCGGCGCTACCGCCTTGAGAGGGCGGCGTGCTAGGCCGCTACACAACGGGGGCGTGGAGCCTGCGTTTCCGCAGGTCCGAGCTGGTCTACCTGGACTCGAACCAAGACTAACTGAACCAGAATCAGTCGTGCTGCCAATTACACCATAGACCAATGTGGTTTAGACCAGTCAGTACCCCCGACCGGATTCGAACCGGCGCTACCGCCTTGAGAGGGCGGCGTGCTAGGCCGCTACACAACGGGGGCCCTAGCGATCCTGCATCGAAGTGAGGGGGTGCGACCCGAACTCTCCTCGCGGGAAGGATCTGTACCCCCGACCGGATTCGAACCGGCGCTACTGCCTTGAGAGGGCAGCGTGCTAGGCCGCTACACAACGGGGGCTTCGCGGAATTGATCTCCGCCTGCAGATGAGCTCTGCGAGCTGGCCTACCTGGACTCGAACCAAGACTAACTGAACCAGAATCAGTCGTGCTGCCAATTACACCATAGGCCACTGGAACGCAAGCCCCTGAAGGGATCTTGTTCTAGTTTGCTCCGTCGGTTCCGGCCTTTCGGCCCGCTCCCCGGCGGCGCAGAAAGAACATTACCCGAAGGTGGACGGCGCTCCAAAACGGGTATCCGAGCCGAGGATCGCGGGGAGTTCGGTGAGGGTGGCGATCCGGTGCGGTCCGACCGGCGGGTCGACGGTCGCGTGGAGACCGTCGCGATCGATCCAGACGGACAGCAGACCGGCGTCGGCGGCACCCCGGCCGTCGATCTCCGGGTGGTCACCGACGTACGCGACCTCGTGCGGAGGCAGTTCCAGGGCCTCGCAGGCGACGTGGAACGCCTCGGCGGCCGGCTTGTGGACACCCAGTTGCTCGGCGCACAGCACCGTCTCGAAGCGGTCCCACACGCCGAGGGCGCGCAGCTTGCGCTCCTGGACGGGGAGGCTGGAGTTGGAGAGCACCGCGTGCCGGTGGGTCGCGGCGAGGGCGTCCAGGACGGGCAGGACGTCGGGGAAGAGGGCCCAGGCGCGCTCGTAGTGGGCGACGTACCGCTCGAACCAGGCGTCCGCCTCCGTGTCGGTCAGCGGTTCGCCTAGGAAGTCCCGGACACGGTCGCGCCTGGTCGCCTCCCAGTCGCCCTCACCGGCCGCGTAGCGCCGCCAGTGCAGGCTGGTGAGCTCCTTCCAGCGCGTGATCGCCTGATCCACGGAGTCGTAGCCGTGGAGCAGTCCCTCGACGCCCAAGTGGGCGCGCATCCCGGCACGGTCGGCCGCGGTGTAGTCGAAAAGGGTGTCGTCCACGTCCCAGAGCACGGCCTTGATGTTCATGGAACCGACCGTAGCCCGGGGTCGGCCGCCCTGTCCGGGGGATGCCGAAGGGGCGGCACCCGGTACTCCGGGTGCCGCCCCTCACGCACCGTGCGTCACGCCGCGAGCTTCGCCAGCGCCGCGTCGATCCGTGCCAGCGTCTTCTCCTTGCCCAGGATCTCCAGGGACTCGAAGAGGGGGAGGCCGACCGTGCGGCCGGTGACGGCGACGCGGACGGGGGCCTGGGCCTTGCCGAGCTTCAGGCCGTGGGCCTCGCCGGCGGCCAGGACGGCCTCCTTCAGGGACTCGGCCGAGGTCCAGTCGGCGGACTCCAGCTTCTCGCGGGCCGTGCGCAGCAACGCGTCGGAGCCCTCCTTCATGGCCTTGGCCCAGCTCGCCTCGTCCTCGGCCGGCTCCGGCAGGAACAGGAAGTCCACGTTTTCCGTGATCTCCGAGAGGACCTTGAGGCGGGTCTGGGCGTGCGGGGCGATGGCCTCCCACTTGGCCTCGTCGAAGTCCTCCGGCGCCCAGGTGGCGAAGGGGGCCTTCAGCCAGGGGGCGCAGCGCTCGGTGAACTCCTTCACATCCAGCAGACGGATGTGGTCGGCGTTGATCGCCTCGGCCTTCTTCAGGTCGAAGCGGGCCGGGTTGGGGTTCACGTCGGCGATGTCGAAGGCGGCGACCATCTCCTCGATCGTGAAGATGTCCTTGTCGGCGGAGAGCGACCAGCCGAGGAGGGAGAGGTAGTTGAGCAGGCCCTCGGGGAGGAAGCCGCGCTCGCGGTAGAGGTTGAGCGACGACTGCGGGTCGCGCTTCGAGAGCTTCTTGTTGCCCTCGCCCATCACGTACGGCAGGTGTCCGAAGGACGGCACCTCCTTGGCGATGCCCAGCTCGATCAGCGCCTTGTAGAGGGCGATCTGGCGGGGGGTGGAGGAGAGCAGGTCCTCGCCGCGCAGGACGTGGGTGATCTCCATCAGGGCGTCGTCGACGGGGTTGACCAGCGTGTAGAGCGGGGCGCCGTTGGCGCGGACGATGCCGTAGTCCGGCACGTTCTCCGGGGTGAAGGTCAGCTCGCCGCGGACCAGGTCCGTGAAGGTGATCGTCTCGTCGGGCATCCGGAAGCGCACGATCGGCTCGCGGCCCTCCGCCTCGTACCGCTCCTTCTGCTCCGGCGTGACCTCGCGGCACTTGCCGTCGTAGCCGGAGGGCCGGCCCGCGGCGCGGGCGGCGTCGCGGCGCTCCTCCAGCTCGGAGGCGGTGCAGTAGCAGTAGTAGGCGTGGCCGGCGTCCTTGAGCTTCTCGGCCACCTCCTGGTACGTCTCCATGCGCTGCGACTGGCGGTACGGCGCGTGGGGGCCGCCGACCTCGGGGCCCTCGTCCCAGGTGAAGCCCAGCCAGCGCAGCGAGTCCAGGAGCTGGTCGTAGGACTCCTCGGAATCGCGGGCCGCGTCGGTGTCCTCGATGCGGAAGACGAACGTGCCGCCGGTGTGGCGGGCGAACGCCCAGTTGAACAGGGCCGTGCGGACCAGGCCCACATGGGGGTTGCCGGTCGGGGACGGACAGAAACGTACGCGGACGGAGCCGTTAGCCACGCTTGATCACCTTGTTGGTGAGAGTGCCGATGCCTTCGATGGTGACGGCGACCTCGTCGCCGACGTTGAGGGGGCCGACCCCTGCCGGGGTGCCCGTGAGGATCACGTCGCCGGGGAGCAGCGTCATGGCCTCGGTGATGTTGACGATCAGATCCTCGATGGAGTGGATCATCTCGCTCGTCCGGCCGAGCTGGCGCTGCCCGCCGTTGACGGTGAGCTGGATGGTCAGGTCGCTCGGGTCGAGGTCGGTCTCCACCCAGGGGCCCAGCGGGCAGGAGGTGTCGAAGCCCTTGGCCCGGGCCCATTGCTTCTCGCGCTTCTGGACGTCACGGGCGGTGACGTCGTTGGCGCAGGTGTAGCCGAAGATCACGTCCTTGACGCGTTCGCGCGGGACCTCGCGGCACATCCGGCCGATGACGACGGCCAGCTCGGCCTCGTGGTGGAGGTCCGCGGAGAAGGAGGGGTACTGGATCGCGTCGCCGGGGCCGATCACCGAGGTGGCGGGCTTGAAGAAGGCGAACGGGGCGTCGGGGACCTCGTTGCCGAGCTCGCGGGCGTGTTCGGCGTAGTTGCGGCCGAAGGCCACGACCTTGTTGGGGAGCACCGGCGGCAGCAGCCTGACCTTGTTGACCGGGACCTTCGTCCCGGAGAGCTCGAAGTCCGCGAACGGAATGCCCTTGATGATGTCGAGGACGAGCTCGTCCGGCTTGTCGCCCTCGACCGCGCCGAAGGCTACGTTCCCGTCGATGGAGAACCTGGCGATGCGCACGGGATGCTTGCGCCCCTTAACTGAGCTGGCTGGAGTCTGACGGTCCAGGCTAACGCGGGGCGGGGTGCCCGCCTCGCGCATGACGCGGAAGGGCGCCCGGCTCGTGCCGGGCGCCCTTTCGCGGAGCCTTCACGGGAATCCGCTGTTTCTTCACCGGAACCTACTTGAGTGATCGGTGGATTCCACGCGTACTTGAGCCTGCAACTACTCCGCCGCCTGGACCGGGACCGTCATCAGGACCGTCCGGCGGGGGTTGGCGGTCACGGAGGGGAGGTCGACGGAGTGCTCCTGCTCCGGCGTACGCAGGTCCTCGGCGTCTTCGAGGTGGGCCAGGGTCGTGCGCCGGGGGTTGGCTATCGTGCGGAACATCGTCGTCGTCTTCACTGTTGTCCTGGACCTCGTCGTGTACGGGCGCCGGGCGGGCCGCAAGGGCCGTCCCACAAGCGCGGGTTGTCGGATTCGCCATCCCTGTAAAGCGTCAGGCTAAACATCCGATTCCCGGGTCAAGTCGTGAAGAAGGCATGATCGGCGTGTGAGTTTGCTCACTCAGTCATGGGTAAAACGGGCATTCCCGGCCATCAACTCTCCCCCTCGAAACGGACATTAGTTACCTGAAGCCCGCATTCCGCTCCTGATCATGGCGACTGGGACACCCTGCTCACACCCCTGGATCGCACAGGTATGCCCGTAATGGACGGAAATACCTACCACGCCTGGTGACGTAGTCCTCACATGCTGTCACAGTGAACAGACCGTTACCCATTGGCCTTGTTGGAGATCCGGCACTGTGCTGGAATTCCACGGACCGCCGCAGGATCGTGCCGGCGCGCAGAGGCGCAAGAACAAAGCGCCTGGCGGCGGTGGAAGGGGGAGCCAGCGCCGGTCACTCACGACCACCAATTGGGGACGTATTCAGGGCGCCCCCGAAGACGCCGACACCGTCCCGCCGTTCACTCGGTGGGGCGCCTGGTCCAGAGGTTGCGACGCTAGTGCAGGGACGTTTCAAGAGGGATGGCAGCGCTTCGGCGGAGCCGGAGCCACAGATCGGAACCGGCAACGGTTCCTCCCCCCAGCACGCCCAGAACCCGGGTCCGGCTGAGATCGGCGACGGCGGGGAGCGCTCCGGGCGCCCCGGCGCGTCAGTTGCTCCCGTGCCGCCCGGGAAGTCCAAGGGCGGCACCAAGGCGGGCGCCGGAAGCGGCTCCCGAATAGCCCTGCGCAACTGGCGCATCTCCACCCGTCTCGTGTCGCTGCTCGCGCTCCCCGTGGTGGCGGCGACCTCGCTCGGTGCCCTGCGTATCGGCGACAACGTGGACGACATCCAGCAGCTCGACAACATGCGGCTGCTGACCGACATGACGAAGCAGGCGACCGAGCTCGCCGCCGCGCTCCAGCAGGAGCGCGACCTGTCGGCCGGTCCCCTCACGCACGGCCTGGACGCCACCGACTTCACCGTCAAGGGCACCCGGGAGAAGACGGACCAGGCCCGCATCCAGTTCACGGACGCGACCCAGGCCGCCGAGACCGCGAACACCACCGCGAAGATGCCCGGCGTCCGCGACAGCCTCGTCCGCGTGGTGCGCGAGCTCTACAACCTCAGCAGCATCCGCAAGAACGCCTACGTGGACCCCAAGAACTCCACGCAGACGGTCGAGGCCTACCACCGCCTGATCTCCCAGCTGCTGGACCTGTCCACGGACATGGCCGAGGCCACCAGCAACCCGGACATGATCAAGCGGACCCGTGCCCTGGCGGCCTTCTCCTCCGCCAAGGAGTACGCCTCCATCCAGCGCGCGGTCATCGCGGCGGCCCTGCCCGCCACCGACGACAAGGCCGGCAAGCTCTCCGAGAACGACCGGCTCTACGCGAACTCGGCGCTGTCGAACGAGGAGTCGGACCGCAGCACCTTCTCCGACATCTACGGATCCGGTGCCGAGGAGCTGACCAAGCCGATCGACGACGCGACCCCGACCATCGAGGCCGCCGACGTCTACGCGGACCGGGTGCTCGCCAGCGCCGGCGGTCTGGGCGGCCAGGACAACCGCTCGTACAGGGACTGGACCGACGACTCCTCGGCCAAGATCGAGCAGATGAAGAAGATCGAGGGTTCGCTCCTGGAGGAGATGGAGCAGACCGCTCGCAACCTGCGCGCCGACGCCGAGCAAGAGGCGATCATCTCCGGTGCGCTGATCCTGCTCGTCCTCGGTGTCTCCCTCGTCGGCGCGTTCGTCGTCGCCCGGTCCATGATCCGCTCGCTGCGGCGCCTCCAGGACACCGCGACCAAGGTCGCCCAGGACCGGCTGCCCGAGCTCGTCAAGCAGCTGTCGGAGTCGGACCCCCAGGACGTCGACACCTCCGTCGAGTCGGTCGGTGTGCACTCCCGGGACGAGATCGGCCAGGTGGCCGCGGCCTTCGACGACGTGCACCGCGAGGCCGTCCGCCTCGCCGCCGAGCAGGCCCTCCTCCGGGGCAACGTCAACGCGATGTTCACCAACCTCTCGCGTCGCTCCCAGGGCCTCATCCAGCGTCAGCTGTCGCTCATCTCCGAACTGGAGTCCCGCGAGGCCGACCCGGACCAGCTGTCCTCCCTCTTCAAGCTCGACCACCTCGCCACCCGCATGCGCCGTAACGGTGAGAACCTCCTCGTTCTCGCCGGTGAGGAGCCCGGCCGCCGCTGGACCCGTCCGGTCCCGCTGGTCGACGTGCTCCGTGCCGCCGCGTCCGAGGTGGAGCAGTACGAGCGCATCGAGCTGGCCTCCGTGCCGACCACCGAAGTGGCCGGCCGCGTGGTCAACGACCTCGTGCACCTCCTCGCCGAGCTGCTGGAGAACGCCACCTCGTTCTCCTCGCCGCAGACCAAGGTCAAGGTCACCGGTCACGCGCTGCCCGACGGCCGCGTCCTGATCGAGATCCACGACACCGGTATCGGTCTCTCCCCCGAGGACCTCGCGGCGATCAACGAGCGGCTCGCCTCGCCGCCCACCGTGGACGTGTCGGTCTCCCGACGCATGGGTCTGTTCGTGGTCGGTCGTCTGTCGCAGCGCCACGGCATCCGTATCCAGCTTCGTCCGTCCGACTCGGGCGGTACGACCGCGCTCGTCATGCTTCCCGTCGACGTGGCGCAGGGCAACAAGAAGCCCACCCCGGGCAAGCCCGGTCAGGGTGCTCCGTCCACCGGTGGCCCGGCCGCCGCGCAGGCCGCGGCCGGTGCCGCCGCCGCGCGTCGCCAGACGGGCAACCAGTCGGGTCCGCCGCTCGGCGGCCCGTCCGCCGGTGGCGGGCTGCTGGGCGGCGCGCCACAGCGTGGGCAGGTCGGCGCGGGCCAGGGCCCGCGCGCCGCGCTGCCCGGCAACCCCAGTGGTCCGGGCGGCTTCGGCAGCCCCGGCGGCCAGCGCGGGCCGCAGGGCGGACCGCCGGTGCCCCCGCAGGGCGGTCGGCCGACTCCGGCGGGCGCCGGTGCCGGCGGGTTCGGCGGCGGACAGGCGCCGGGTGCCCCGCAGGGGCTGCAGGCCGCCGGGACCGGTGGTCCGGGCGGATTCGAGAGCTTCGACGACTCCGGGCGCCAGGGTGGCTTCCCCACCGGCTCGGGCCTGCGCCCGGCCGGTGGTCCCGGTGACACCGGTGCGGGACGGCCGGGCGGGGCCGACAACGGCCCGGGTGCCGTGCCGCCGAAGCAGGGCAAGGAACGTTCCGGCAGGCGCCGCCCGCAGCTGCCCGGCCGCGGTGGACCGCGTGCCGAGCTGCCCGGTGGCAACTCCCCCACGCGGCCGAGCTGGAGCGACGACAACGCGCAGCCGCCGGTGCCGCGCGCCTCGCTGGACGCCCCGCGCGGCCACGAGGAGCAGCCGGACGTCACCGCGCCGATGCCGCGCGTGGACCCCCACCAGGCTCCGGGCTCGCCCAACGACTTCCCGCGTTCCCCGCAGGGCGACTTCGACAGTCGGCGCCCCGGTGCGGGTACACCGCAGAACGGCACCGGCTCCTACGTCCGCTCCGACGTGTTCGGCGGTGCGGGTGCTCCGCCGGCGCCCACGGGCCCGTCCCGCGGCGTCCCGCAGGACTCGTCCTCCACCGGCCAGTTCGCCCCGTCGGGCTACGACGGCTCCAGCACGGGCCAGTTCCCGGCTCCGGGCCGACAGAACCCGCAGGACACCGGCCAGTACGGCATGCCCGGCCGCCAGAACGGCCAGGGCACCGGACAGTTCGGTGGGCCGGGTCGGCAGAACCCGCAGGACACCGGACAGTTCGAGCGGCCGCAGGTCAACGGCGAGAGCTACGGCGCGCCCCGGCCGCCGGTCCCGCCGCAGCGTCCCCCGGTGCCCCCGCAGCGTCCCGCGCGTCCGCAGGAGCCGGAGGCACTGCCCCCGGCGACGGGCCCGATGGACGGCCGTACCCCGCTGTACGACACGCTGGAGACCAACTGGTTCCACGGTCAGGGCGGCCAGAACGACCAGCAGCAGGGCAACAACACCGCGCCGCAGCAGCACACCGCTCCGGCTCCCCAGACTCCGGCCGCTCCCCAGCGTCCGGCGGCTCCCGCCGCGCCGGCTTCCCCCACCTGGCGCAGCACTCCCAACGACGACCTGGTCCGCCAGGCCGAACGAGCCCGTCAGCCCTCGGCAGGCGGGGTCACCACCTCCGGCCTGCCGCGCCGGGTCCCGCGCGCCAACCTCGTGCCGGGCACGGCTCAGCAGCAACAGCACCAAACCGGTCCGCAGGTCTCGCGTTCGCCTGACGACGTACGCGGCCGGCTGACCAATCTCCGTCGGGGCATCGCGCAGGGTCGACAGGCCGGCAACGGCCAGACCGGCAGCTTCCCGAGCCCCACTCACCAGCAGGAGCGTTAGTTGAGCCAGATGAGCCAAGCGGCACAGAACCTCAACTGGTTGATCACCAACTTCGTGGACAACACCCCCGGGGTGTCCCACACCGTCGTCGTGTCCGCCGACGGTCTTCTTCTGGCGATGTCGGAGGGCTTTCCGCGCGACCGTGCCGATCAGCTCGCGGCCGTCGCCTCCGGACTCACCTCGCTCACGGCCGGGGCGTCCCGGATCTTCGAGGGCGGGGACGTGGCCCAGACGGTGGTCGAGATGGAGCGCGGATTCCTCTTCCTGATGTCCGTCTCCGACGGATCGTCCCTGGCCGTACTCGCCCACCCCGAGTGCGACATCGGCCTGGTCGGTTACGAGATGGCGCTGCTCGTCGACCGCGCGGGCGCTGTGCTCACGCCCGACCTGCGCGCCGAACTCCAAGGCAGCTTGCTCCACTGACGCCTGCGGATCAACAGAACTCACCACTCACCGTCCGGCCGACGCAGTCCCCCCACCGGCCCCCGTCAGACGGCACGACTGACCGACTTGCTGTCCCGCTCGGAGGATCAATGACCCCGCCCACCGCTCCTCACGATCCGTACGCAGAGCCGTACGGAGACGAGGGCGACCAGCCGCTGGTACGGCCGTACGCCATGACCGGTGGCCGGACGCGGCCGCGATACCAGCTAGCCCTCGAGGCGCTGATCAGCACGACGGCAGACCCCGCGCACCTGATGGGGCTGCTCCCCGAGCACCAGCGGATCTGTCACCTGTGCCACGAGGTGAAGTCGGTGGCCGAGGTGTCGGCCCTGCTGTCCATGCCGCTCGGTGTGGCACGGATCCTGGTCGCGGACCTCGCCGAGGCCGGACTCGTCGCGATCCATCAGCCCGGTGGCGACGAGAACGCCGGTGGCGCGCCGGACGTGACTCTGCTGGAAAGGGTGCTCAGTGGACTTCGGAAGCTCTGAAGCGGGACGGGCCACCACCTCCGCGAAGATCGTGGTGGCGGGCGGTTTCGGCGTGGGCAAGACCACGTTCGTCGGGGCCGTCTCGGAGATCAACCCGCTGCGTACCGAGGCCGTGATGACGTCCGCGTCCGCGGGCATCGACGACCTCACCCACACCGGGGACAAGACGACCACCACGGTCGCCATGGACTTCGGCCGTATCACCCTCGACCAGGACCTGATCCTGTACCTCTTCGGCACGCCGGGGCAGGACCGCTTCTGGTTCATGTGGGACGACCTGGTCCGCGGCGCCATCGGCGCCGTGGTGCTGGTCGACACCCGTCGTCTCGCCGACTGCTTCCCGGCCGTCGACTACTTCGAGAACAGCGGCCTGCCCTTCGTCATCGCCCTCAACGGCTTCGACGGGCACCAGCCGTACACGCCCGACGAGGTCCGGGAGGCCCTGCAGATCGGGCCCGACACCCCGATCATCACGACGGACGCCCGCCACCGCTCGGACGCCAAGTCGGCCCTGATCACCCTGGTCGAGCACGCGCTCATGGCACGGTTGCGGTAGGGCACAGGGGTCGAAGCACCGCGACCGGGTCCAAAAACAGGACCCAAGTCCACAACGTCATACGGCAGTTGTCGTAGTTACACCGGAGCCGGCTGTGTCCTTTGACACGGTCGGCCTCGGTGTTCATAACGTTTCGACAGAGAAATAGGGTGGTACGACCACGCGTCGCGGTCGATCGGTGCCGCTGCGCTCACAATGGCCCCGCTTTTTGCCGGGGCTCGCTCTTTATGACCGTTTTATCTGGGACTTACATCACGCGGAATCGTTGCCTCCCAGTGTTTGGAAGTCCTCAGCGTGACGTGCTGGAATGCCTGAACTGCCCATTAGTCAAAGACGTACTAGGGCGTGGAGTCACCCGCGGCACGACGTAGGTGCCGGCGCCGAGAGGTTGTTGGTCGAGTGAGGCGAAGCAAGAAAGGTCCCGAGCCGTCGGCGCGGGGCAACTTCACCCCGCCGCCGCGCGGAGCGGCACCCGCACAAGTGACCGGACCGGAGCCGACGGCAGCTCCCGCGCCCAGCGGCAGTCGTCTCTCCCCCCGCAACTGGCGTGTACCCACTCGCCTGAACGCGATTCTCCTCATACCCGTGCTGGTCGGCCTGGTCATGGGCGGCTTCCAGGTGAAGGGCTCGATCGACACATGGCAGGAGGCGCGCGACGCCGAGAAGGTCGCCAAGATCGTGGCCGCCGCCGGCATCTACGCCGAGGCCCTGCTCAACGAGCGTGACCTCTCCGCCCAGCCGCTGCTGAACGGCGACCGCGACAGCGAGGTCGTCAAGGACGCCCGCGCCTTCACCGACGAGAAGGCCGACGCCTTCCACGCCGAGGTCGTGGGAATGCCGTCCGGGCAGGGCCTGGAACGCCGACTGCGCCTGGTGGAGGAGGCCGAACCGTCGCTGGAGAAGCTCCGGCAGACCGCGTTCACCCGCGCCGCCGACCCGGTGCAGACCGAAGAGGGCTATGTCACCGTCGAGCACCTCCTGGCGGAGTTCTCCAACGAGCTCGGCCTCGGTACCGGCAACATCACCGCGTACGGCCGTACGGTCTACGCGGTCACGCTCGCCAAGGGTGCCGCCTCGCTGCAGCGTTCGATCGGCACCCACCTGCTGGTCCGCCCCAGTGAGGACGAGAGGGTCTTCCGTCAGCAGGTCACCGCGTTCACCTCATACGCCTACCTGGAGAACATCGCCGTACAGGAGTACGTCTCCGGTGGCACCGAGGCCGACGCCGCGCGCCTGGAGTCGGTGATGGCGCAGAAGACCGAAGAGGGCAAGAAGCAGGCGGCCGAGGCCGCCGCGAAGGACCCGGACTACGTCGCGCCGCCGGACACCATGCTGAAGATGATCCAGGCGATCGGCAGCGGTGCCTCCCCCGAGGACCTCGCCAAACAGGGCGTCACCTACCAGAACTGGATGGCGGCCTCCACGCTCAAGTTCGAGGGCTACAGCGAGGTCGAGACCGAGCTGATCAACCGCGCGGTGGCCGAGGCCGGCCAGATCGCCTCCGACGCCCAGCGCGACGCCTACATCAACGGCGCCATCGTCATCGTCGCCCTCCTCGCCGCGTTCATCATCGCCGGGATCATGGCCCGCCAGATGAGCCGCTCGATGCGCCAGCTGCGCAACGCCGCCTTCGGCATCGCCGAGCAGCGCCTGCCGATGCTGGTCGACCAGCTCTCGCGCACCGACCCGGGCCGGGTCGACACCCGGGTCGCGCCGATCCCCATCAACAGCACGGACGAGATCGGCGAAGTCGCCCGCGCCTTCGACCAGGTCCACCGCGAGGCCGTCCGGCTCGCCGCCGAGCAGGCCCTGCTGCGGGGCAACATCAACGCGATCTTCACCAACCTCTCGCGCCGCAACCAGTCGCTGATCGAGGGCCAGCTGACCCTGATCACCGACCTGGAGAACAACGAGGCCGACCCGGACCAGCTGGAGAACCTCTTCAAGCTGGACCACCTGGCGACCCGTATGCGCCGCAACGGCGAGAACCTCCTGGTCCTCGCCGGCGAGGAGCCCGGCCGCCGCTGGGACCAGCCGGTCCCGCTGATCGACGTGCTGCGTGCCGCCTCCTCCGAGGTGGAGCAGTACGAGCGCATCGAGCTCTCCGGCGTCCCGGAGGCCGAGATCCACGGCCGTGCCGTGACCGACCTCGTGCACCTGCTCGCCGAGCTCCTGGAGAACGCCACCACGTTCTCCTCCCCGCAGACCAAGGTCCGCGTCACCGCGACCCGTCTCCCGGACGGCCGCGTGATGATCGAGATCCACGACAAGGGCATCGGCCTCACCGCCGAGGACTTCGCGGACATCAACCACAAGCTGGCCAACCCGCCGACCGTGGACGCCGCGA
The DNA window shown above is from Streptomyces akebiae and carries:
- a CDS encoding roadblock/LC7 domain-containing protein, with protein sequence MSQAAQNLNWLITNFVDNTPGVSHTVVVSADGLLLAMSEGFPRDRADQLAAVASGLTSLTAGASRIFEGGDVAQTVVEMERGFLFLMSVSDGSSLAVLAHPECDIGLVGYEMALLVDRAGAVLTPDLRAELQGSLLH
- a CDS encoding GTP-binding protein — encoded protein: MDFGSSEAGRATTSAKIVVAGGFGVGKTTFVGAVSEINPLRTEAVMTSASAGIDDLTHTGDKTTTTVAMDFGRITLDQDLILYLFGTPGQDRFWFMWDDLVRGAIGAVVLVDTRRLADCFPAVDYFENSGLPFVIALNGFDGHQPYTPDEVREALQIGPDTPIITTDARHRSDAKSALITLVEHALMARLR
- a CDS encoding DUF742 domain-containing protein encodes the protein MTPPTAPHDPYAEPYGDEGDQPLVRPYAMTGGRTRPRYQLALEALISTTADPAHLMGLLPEHQRICHLCHEVKSVAEVSALLSMPLGVARILVADLAEAGLVAIHQPGGDENAGGAPDVTLLERVLSGLRKL
- a CDS encoding sensor histidine kinase, yielding MQGRFKRDGSASAEPEPQIGTGNGSSPQHAQNPGPAEIGDGGERSGRPGASVAPVPPGKSKGGTKAGAGSGSRIALRNWRISTRLVSLLALPVVAATSLGALRIGDNVDDIQQLDNMRLLTDMTKQATELAAALQQERDLSAGPLTHGLDATDFTVKGTREKTDQARIQFTDATQAAETANTTAKMPGVRDSLVRVVRELYNLSSIRKNAYVDPKNSTQTVEAYHRLISQLLDLSTDMAEATSNPDMIKRTRALAAFSSAKEYASIQRAVIAAALPATDDKAGKLSENDRLYANSALSNEESDRSTFSDIYGSGAEELTKPIDDATPTIEAADVYADRVLASAGGLGGQDNRSYRDWTDDSSAKIEQMKKIEGSLLEEMEQTARNLRADAEQEAIISGALILLVLGVSLVGAFVVARSMIRSLRRLQDTATKVAQDRLPELVKQLSESDPQDVDTSVESVGVHSRDEIGQVAAAFDDVHREAVRLAAEQALLRGNVNAMFTNLSRRSQGLIQRQLSLISELESREADPDQLSSLFKLDHLATRMRRNGENLLVLAGEEPGRRWTRPVPLVDVLRAAASEVEQYERIELASVPTTEVAGRVVNDLVHLLAELLENATSFSSPQTKVKVTGHALPDGRVLIEIHDTGIGLSPEDLAAINERLASPPTVDVSVSRRMGLFVVGRLSQRHGIRIQLRPSDSGGTTALVMLPVDVAQGNKKPTPGKPGQGAPSTGGPAAAQAAAGAAAARRQTGNQSGPPLGGPSAGGGLLGGAPQRGQVGAGQGPRAALPGNPSGPGGFGSPGGQRGPQGGPPVPPQGGRPTPAGAGAGGFGGGQAPGAPQGLQAAGTGGPGGFESFDDSGRQGGFPTGSGLRPAGGPGDTGAGRPGGADNGPGAVPPKQGKERSGRRRPQLPGRGGPRAELPGGNSPTRPSWSDDNAQPPVPRASLDAPRGHEEQPDVTAPMPRVDPHQAPGSPNDFPRSPQGDFDSRRPGAGTPQNGTGSYVRSDVFGGAGAPPAPTGPSRGVPQDSSSTGQFAPSGYDGSSTGQFPAPGRQNPQDTGQYGMPGRQNGQGTGQFGGPGRQNPQDTGQFERPQVNGESYGAPRPPVPPQRPPVPPQRPARPQEPEALPPATGPMDGRTPLYDTLETNWFHGQGGQNDQQQGNNTAPQQHTAPAPQTPAAPQRPAAPAAPASPTWRSTPNDDLVRQAERARQPSAGGVTTSGLPRRVPRANLVPGTAQQQQHQTGPQVSRSPDDVRGRLTNLRRGIAQGRQAGNGQTGSFPSPTHQQER